The following coding sequences lie in one Megalodesulfovibrio gigas DSM 1382 = ATCC 19364 genomic window:
- a CDS encoding chemotaxis protein CheD, with protein MIIIGVGEYSASRAPGDGLKTFALGSCVAVILYDAASQVAGMAHVALPDSSINRGKSGELPGYFADTAVPALLAAVRQANEGRLPPGLHARLAGGASILRGQEQFQIGKRNVAAVRTALAKFNVRISREEVGGSVSRTVSVDVQSGSISIFSPGRAERTL; from the coding sequence ATGATCATCATCGGCGTTGGCGAATACAGCGCATCACGCGCACCAGGAGACGGGCTGAAAACGTTCGCGCTGGGATCCTGCGTGGCCGTCATCTTATACGATGCCGCCAGTCAAGTGGCTGGCATGGCGCATGTGGCCCTGCCGGACTCGTCCATTAATCGCGGCAAGTCCGGCGAATTGCCGGGCTACTTTGCCGATACCGCCGTGCCGGCCCTGCTGGCGGCAGTCCGGCAGGCCAATGAGGGGCGTCTGCCCCCAGGGCTCCACGCCCGGTTGGCCGGCGGGGCGAGCATCCTGCGCGGGCAGGAGCAATTCCAGATCGGCAAACGCAATGTCGCGGCGGTGCGTACCGCCCTGGCCAAGTTCAATGTACGCATCAGCAGGGAAGAGGTCGGCGGGAGCGTGAGCCGCACGGTCAGTGTGGATGTGCAATCCGGCTCCATCTCCATCTTCTCGCCCGGCCGAGCCGAGCGAACGCTGTAG
- a CDS encoding HDOD domain-containing protein: MSHIVSPDLVKDRIERLPLLSATASALLQLLQREQYSQAEVVRLVETDAALTTCILKVVNAPSFGLGQQVHSVARAVSFLGDKLVTAIALGNCAHQVYNHALGGYEGSAGQLWEHSLATAIAAREFARLMTPPVPLGLAFTAGIVHDIGKSVLSEFLEGRSQSLLETLDAQEIEDFALAEAQALGTDHARLGALLARRWQLPEPLVQAIAYHHTPSRAAPPWQGLCCAVHLGDALAMCLGLDTGCDALQYGLDDLTCATPDLSPAVMDVLVFTVHHEFQKTRTMFFG; the protein is encoded by the coding sequence ATGTCGCATATCGTCAGCCCCGATCTCGTGAAGGACCGCATTGAGCGGCTGCCGCTACTTTCCGCCACGGCCAGTGCCCTGCTGCAACTGCTGCAACGCGAGCAATACAGTCAGGCGGAAGTCGTGCGCCTGGTGGAAACCGATGCCGCCCTGACCACCTGCATCCTGAAAGTGGTCAATGCCCCTTCCTTCGGCCTGGGGCAGCAGGTGCATTCCGTGGCCCGCGCCGTCTCCTTTCTGGGCGACAAGCTGGTAACGGCCATTGCCCTGGGCAACTGCGCCCACCAGGTGTACAATCACGCCCTGGGCGGCTACGAAGGCAGCGCCGGCCAACTATGGGAACACAGCCTGGCCACGGCCATTGCCGCACGCGAGTTCGCCCGGCTGATGACTCCGCCGGTGCCGCTGGGATTGGCCTTCACCGCCGGCATTGTGCATGACATCGGCAAGTCCGTGCTTTCCGAGTTCCTGGAAGGCCGGAGCCAATCCTTGCTGGAGACGCTGGACGCCCAGGAAATCGAGGATTTCGCCCTGGCCGAGGCCCAGGCGCTGGGGACGGACCATGCCCGTCTGGGCGCCCTGCTGGCCAGACGCTGGCAGCTGCCCGAACCCCTGGTGCAGGCCATCGCCTACCACCACACGCCAAGCCGTGCTGCCCCACCGTGGCAAGGCCTGTGCTGCGCCGTGCATCTGGGGGACGCCCTGGCCATGTGCCTGGGGCTGGACACCGGCTGCGACGCCCTGCAATACGGACTGGACGACCTGACCTGTGCCACCCCGGACCTGAGCCCCGCGGTGATGGACGTCCTGGTTTTCACCGTGCATCACGAATTCCAAAAAACGCGGACCATGTTTTTCGGGTAG
- a CDS encoding C45 family peptidase — translation MPVLSLLVMLAAALLLPPTTEAHAATPVTIQKTAHGYFRITLEMQSVPRRELGKQYMEAVLIAEPEFPALVDNLLREQFAVLQRAGATPDFPMAVARAAVLGPRLAGEYQEEIEGMLDALAALPGHATPSAASNAATLGDGRLSRDEFWVWQLFADVVRPTQCSASAAFGASSATGKTILGRNLDWDALPSNDASRLHAVTILNNGPDSVCLFNFLGSLIPVSGFNASRLFLGSLDAETGAPYPTDLGSMFSYLFELRSGLEHSRTLEDLAAQVQSKPYPFNHLVFAADEKQAIVLEEFIGSPGRGVRTTTSLLRDGVAWDIPDTLATVNDFRLPHAKAPIDDADALRWDSFRHLYASRLARGPLHLDDLKRIAGYSGTDGTTLGSGALYRSDGFPSIQSIVLRMDTLETWVAFTPAGKGPIPIDPVYVQVFEASPF, via the coding sequence ATGCCCGTTCTTTCCTTACTCGTGATGTTGGCAGCAGCGCTGCTGTTGCCCCCCACCACCGAGGCCCATGCAGCAACACCGGTGACGATTCAAAAAACAGCCCATGGTTATTTTCGCATTACCTTGGAGATGCAGTCCGTGCCACGGCGGGAGCTGGGCAAGCAGTACATGGAAGCCGTGCTCATTGCAGAGCCGGAATTTCCTGCCCTGGTGGACAATCTGCTGCGGGAACAGTTCGCCGTGCTGCAACGGGCGGGCGCAACGCCGGACTTCCCCATGGCCGTGGCGCGGGCAGCCGTGCTTGGACCCCGCCTGGCCGGGGAATATCAGGAGGAAATTGAAGGCATGCTTGATGCGCTGGCGGCTCTGCCTGGGCACGCCACACCGTCTGCCGCATCGAACGCCGCCACCCTGGGCGACGGTCGCCTGTCCCGCGATGAGTTTTGGGTCTGGCAGCTGTTTGCGGACGTGGTCCGGCCCACCCAGTGTTCCGCCTCCGCCGCCTTTGGCGCGTCTTCGGCCACAGGCAAGACCATCCTTGGCCGAAACCTCGACTGGGACGCCCTGCCCTCCAACGACGCCTCTCGCCTGCATGCCGTGACCATCCTGAACAATGGCCCCGACTCCGTGTGTCTGTTCAATTTCCTGGGCAGTCTCATCCCCGTCAGCGGCTTCAATGCCTCCCGCCTCTTCCTGGGCTCCTTGGACGCCGAGACGGGCGCACCCTATCCCACCGATCTTGGCAGCATGTTTTCCTACCTGTTTGAGCTGCGCAGCGGCCTGGAACACAGCCGCACCCTGGAGGATCTGGCTGCGCAGGTGCAATCCAAGCCCTATCCTTTCAACCATTTGGTGTTTGCTGCGGACGAAAAGCAGGCCATTGTGCTGGAGGAATTCATCGGCAGTCCCGGTCGGGGCGTGCGCACCACAACGTCGCTCCTGCGCGATGGCGTCGCCTGGGACATCCCCGACACCCTCGCCACGGTAAACGATTTCCGCTTGCCCCACGCCAAAGCCCCCATCGACGACGCCGACGCCCTCCGCTGGGACAGCTTCCGCCACCTGTACGCAAGCCGCCTTGCCCGCGGCCCCCTGCACTTGGACGACCTCAAACGTATTGCCGGCTACAGTGGCACTGATGGCACCACCCTGGGCAGCGGCGCGCTGTACCGGTCCGACGGCTTCCCAAGCATCCAGTCCATCGTCCTGCGCATGGACACCCTGGAAACCTGGGTGGCTTTCACCCCCGCGGGCAAGGGCCCCATCCCCATTGATCCCGTGTATGTGCAGGTCTTTGAGGCCAGCCCGTTTTAG
- a CDS encoding IS1380 family transposase, whose amino-acid sequence MTKCSADAIEFPGCRGRKVQAVFGGQTITSDGGGLLVRAADQSLGLLRRAARACTDSRRAASCAHSLESLLRQRVYALALGYEDLNDHDVLRNDPALQTAVGRDVELASAATLCRFENRVDKASLWALSALLVDVFLESHATPPAEIILDFDATDDRVHGMQEGRFFHGYYDHYCFLPLYVFCGEHLLAAYLRPSNIDPAKHALGILSLLVKRIRHAWPNTRIIYRGDSGFCRWKTMRWCDSRGVGYILGLAKNSRLAEAAAPLVTEAKERFVKTREKQKIFGEIRYAAATWDCERRVIVKAEHLEKGANPRYVVTNLDGEPSEIYGKYCARGEMENRIKEQQLCLFADRTSCSKWLPNQLRVLLSGLAYTLLQAIRRLALPGTELAQARCDTIRLKLLKIGAAVLRNSRRVQVLLSENYPFKELFALAAARLRAG is encoded by the coding sequence ATGACGAAGTGTAGCGCAGACGCCATCGAATTTCCAGGGTGCCGAGGCCGAAAAGTGCAGGCCGTGTTCGGCGGCCAGACCATCACCTCCGACGGCGGCGGGCTGTTGGTCCGGGCCGCGGACCAATCCCTCGGGTTGCTGCGGCGGGCCGCCCGCGCCTGCACCGACTCCCGCCGCGCCGCCAGCTGCGCCCACAGCCTGGAATCCCTGCTGCGCCAGCGGGTTTACGCCCTGGCCCTTGGCTACGAAGACCTCAACGATCACGATGTATTGAGGAACGATCCGGCCTTGCAGACCGCCGTGGGCCGCGACGTGGAACTGGCCAGCGCCGCCACCCTGTGCCGCTTCGAAAACCGCGTGGACAAGGCCTCCCTCTGGGCGTTAAGCGCCCTGCTTGTTGATGTTTTTCTTGAGTCCCACGCAACGCCGCCTGCGGAGATCATTCTCGACTTTGACGCCACAGATGATCGCGTCCATGGCATGCAGGAAGGACGATTCTTTCATGGATATTACGACCACTATTGTTTTTTGCCACTCTATGTCTTCTGCGGCGAGCATCTCTTGGCGGCGTATCTGCGTCCGAGCAATATTGATCCTGCCAAGCATGCACTGGGAATTCTCAGCCTTTTGGTGAAGAGAATTCGTCATGCGTGGCCCAATACGCGGATCATTTATCGCGGTGACTCCGGCTTTTGTCGCTGGAAGACCATGCGTTGGTGCGATTCCCGCGGCGTCGGCTACATCCTCGGGCTGGCCAAGAATTCGCGCCTGGCCGAGGCCGCCGCGCCCCTGGTGACCGAGGCGAAGGAACGTTTCGTCAAGACGAGAGAAAAACAAAAGATTTTCGGTGAGATACGCTATGCAGCCGCCACCTGGGACTGCGAGCGGCGAGTCATCGTCAAGGCCGAGCATCTGGAAAAGGGCGCCAACCCCCGCTACGTCGTCACCAATCTCGACGGTGAACCAAGCGAAATATATGGAAAATATTGTGCGCGCGGGGAGATGGAAAATCGCATCAAGGAGCAGCAGCTCTGCCTCTTCGCCGACCGCACCAGCTGCAGCAAGTGGCTGCCCAACCAGCTCCGCGTGCTGCTTTCGGGCCTGGCCTACACGTTGCTGCAGGCCATCCGCCGGCTGGCGCTGCCGGGCACGGAGCTGGCCCAGGCCCGCTGCGATACCATCCGCCTGAAACTGTTGAAAATTGGCGCGGCGGTGCTGCGCAATTCGCGCCGGGTGCAGGTGCTGCTCTCGGAAAACTATCCCTTCAAGGAACTGTTCGCCCTGGCCGCCGCCCGGCTGCGAGCTGGATAA
- a CDS encoding ABC transporter ATP-binding protein encodes MMLSVSKLKLSYGRIKALYGIDFTIAEGERVTIIGANGAGKSSTLRAISRLVPAEPGSVMTFNGHDLNKFPPEKVVSQLGISHVPEGRRLFGNLTVLENLKLAAFARKDHAQVARDIERIFDIFPRLDERKHQKSGTMSGGEQQMLAVGRAFVSARKLMLLDEPSMGLAPLLMKRVFEALETINKEGTAILLVEQNARMALQFAHRAYVLEHGEIVREGNCVDMLDDPAIIKAYLGG; translated from the coding sequence CTGATGCTCAGCGTCTCCAAACTCAAGCTGTCCTATGGCAGAATCAAGGCCCTCTACGGCATCGACTTCACCATTGCCGAGGGCGAACGTGTGACCATCATCGGCGCCAACGGCGCGGGCAAAAGCTCCACCCTGCGGGCCATCTCCCGTCTGGTGCCGGCCGAGCCCGGTTCGGTGATGACCTTCAACGGACACGATCTGAACAAGTTTCCGCCGGAAAAGGTAGTCAGCCAGCTGGGCATCTCCCATGTGCCCGAAGGCCGGCGGCTCTTCGGCAACCTGACCGTGCTGGAGAATCTCAAGCTGGCGGCTTTCGCCCGCAAGGACCACGCCCAGGTGGCCCGGGATATCGAACGCATCTTCGACATCTTTCCCCGCCTGGACGAACGAAAGCATCAGAAATCCGGCACCATGAGCGGCGGCGAGCAGCAGATGCTGGCCGTGGGCCGGGCCTTTGTGTCCGCGCGCAAGCTCATGCTTCTGGACGAACCGTCCATGGGCCTGGCGCCGCTGCTGATGAAGCGCGTGTTCGAGGCTCTGGAGACCATCAACAAGGAAGGCACAGCCATCCTGCTGGTGGAACAGAACGCCCGTATGGCCCTGCAGTTTGCCCACCGGGCCTATGTGCTGGAGCACGGCGAGATTGTTCGCGAGGGCAACTGCGTGGACATGCTGGACGATCCGGCCATCATCAAGGCGTATCTCGGGGGCTGA
- a CDS encoding ABC transporter ATP-binding protein — MPLLDVKNISIRFGGLQALTNFSLSLEAGDVVGLIGPNGAGKTTTFNCITGIYTPNTGDVLLEGVSIKGMRPNQIAARGISRTFQEMRLWRHMTTLEHVKMACFSQLGYSLWDACFGTGRLQRREAEIEARAFHFLNMFGVAKYAQYHPTNLPYGVARRVEMARALVTGPKVLFLDEPTVGMTPEELDEMIEVVRTAHRELNLAIFLIEHRLKVVRELCNRVQCLVFGQVVAEGDPAEVQNDPKVIEAYLGEEKVA; from the coding sequence ATGCCTTTGCTTGACGTGAAAAACATCTCCATCCGCTTCGGCGGGTTGCAGGCCCTCACCAACTTCTCCCTGAGCCTGGAAGCCGGGGATGTGGTGGGGCTCATCGGGCCCAACGGCGCCGGCAAGACCACCACCTTCAACTGCATCACCGGCATTTACACTCCCAATACCGGGGATGTGCTGCTGGAGGGCGTGTCCATCAAGGGCATGCGGCCCAATCAGATTGCGGCGCGCGGCATCTCCCGCACCTTCCAGGAAATGCGGCTCTGGCGGCACATGACCACCCTGGAGCATGTGAAGATGGCCTGCTTCTCCCAGCTGGGCTACTCCCTGTGGGACGCCTGCTTCGGCACCGGCCGCCTGCAGCGGCGTGAGGCGGAAATCGAGGCCCGGGCCTTCCATTTCCTGAATATGTTCGGCGTGGCAAAGTATGCCCAGTACCATCCCACCAACCTGCCGTACGGCGTGGCCAGACGCGTGGAGATGGCCCGGGCGCTGGTGACCGGCCCCAAGGTCCTGTTCCTGGATGAGCCCACCGTGGGCATGACCCCCGAAGAGCTGGACGAGATGATCGAAGTCGTGCGCACGGCCCACCGCGAGCTGAATCTGGCCATCTTCCTCATCGAACACCGTCTGAAGGTGGTGCGCGAGCTGTGCAACCGCGTGCAGTGTCTGGTGTTCGGACAGGTGGTGGCCGAGGGCGACCCGGCAGAAGTGCAGAACGATCCCAAGGTCATCGAAGCCTACCTTGGCGAAGAGAAGGTGGCCTGA
- a CDS encoding branched-chain amino acid ABC transporter permease, whose product MKPKQHSPIRALLGRVPVLGWLLGALVAVLLEAAVGNNFAQLLGLDRAPVMFGLQDILKDPAQAPASLAYVLVMYLVPGFALALGSCGLCNRLAERMGQMHVAVPAILHLLLAYMILHVWTDLSDYRLVTVKFTLIAVLATLSCNITNGYLGEFACSHPGFMALGAYVASMFSMGLFANTALYGEALLPASMGHMMFPVGLVVGGGVAALGALIVAIPSFKTRGDYLAIISLAFLFIVKSSLENLEIVGGPRGMTGQPDYATLPMVFGMVLLGIWVINNFVTSTLGKGLNAVRDDEIAAEALTVDTRRIKMIAFLMGAFWAGVAGGLYAHALRFVNPSTFGVQKLAEILAMVYFGGLNSVYGSVVGAVSISMLGEMLRPLEVLKWVFIPLLLILVTLFRPTGLIAFKDVNLRSLLGPRTGGAPQAKGRE is encoded by the coding sequence ATGAAACCAAAGCAGCATTCTCCCATTCGTGCGTTGCTGGGCCGCGTGCCGGTGCTGGGCTGGCTGCTCGGCGCTCTGGTGGCCGTGCTTCTGGAAGCCGCCGTCGGCAACAATTTCGCCCAACTGCTGGGGCTGGACAGAGCCCCGGTGATGTTCGGCCTGCAGGATATCCTCAAGGATCCCGCACAGGCCCCGGCGTCCCTGGCCTATGTGCTGGTGATGTACCTTGTGCCGGGGTTCGCCCTGGCCCTGGGCTCCTGCGGCCTGTGCAACCGGCTGGCCGAGCGCATGGGGCAGATGCACGTGGCCGTGCCGGCCATCCTGCACCTGCTCCTGGCGTACATGATTCTGCATGTGTGGACGGATTTGTCGGATTATCGGCTGGTCACGGTGAAGTTCACCCTCATCGCCGTGCTGGCCACCCTGAGCTGCAACATCACCAACGGCTACCTGGGTGAATTCGCCTGTTCGCACCCCGGGTTCATGGCCCTGGGGGCGTATGTGGCCTCCATGTTCTCCATGGGGTTGTTCGCCAACACGGCCCTCTACGGCGAAGCGCTGCTGCCGGCCTCCATGGGACACATGATGTTCCCCGTGGGCCTGGTGGTGGGCGGGGGCGTGGCGGCGCTGGGGGCGCTCATCGTGGCCATCCCGTCCTTCAAAACGCGAGGGGACTATCTGGCCATCATCTCCCTGGCGTTTCTGTTCATCGTCAAAAGCAGCCTGGAGAATCTGGAAATTGTGGGCGGCCCTCGCGGCATGACCGGCCAGCCGGACTACGCCACCTTGCCCATGGTCTTCGGCATGGTGTTGCTGGGCATATGGGTGATCAATAACTTCGTCACCTCCACCCTGGGCAAGGGCCTGAACGCCGTGCGCGACGACGAAATCGCGGCCGAGGCCCTCACCGTGGATACCCGGCGCATCAAGATGATCGCCTTCCTCATGGGCGCATTCTGGGCCGGGGTGGCCGGCGGCCTGTATGCCCATGCCCTGCGCTTCGTGAATCCTTCCACCTTCGGCGTGCAGAAACTGGCGGAAATCCTGGCCATGGTCTACTTTGGCGGGCTCAACTCGGTGTACGGCTCCGTGGTGGGCGCGGTGAGCATCAGCATGCTGGGCGAAATGCTGCGGCCGCTGGAAGTGCTCAAGTGGGTGTTCATTCCGTTGCTGCTCATCCTGGTGACGCTGTTCCGCCCCACCGGGCTTATTGCCTTCAAGGACGTGAACCTGCGCTCGCTGCTGGGCCCCAGAACCGGCGGCGCGCCCCAGGCCAAGGGGAGGGAGTAG
- a CDS encoding branched-chain amino acid ABC transporter permease yields MTTTYLLQNCINALQWGSFYALIALGYSMVYSILMLFNFAHGDIFMTGAYIGFGVSTALLWLVTAGPMAGIAVPGWLMLSAVILISMTLTATLGVLVERIGYRPLRGAPRASAAITGLMIGIILETLVLAIVGGQRVLFPSLIQSETYKFAGVVVTNKKIMIVVISLALMAALHFFIHRTRWGMAMRAMAYDFVVAPLMGVPINLIAALTFAIGSALAAAAGILFGLAYPVLDPLMGITFGWKAFVAAILGGRGSIMGACFAGFLLGFIEIFVAMVFPSSLRDLIAYSIVLVILVFRPHGLFGEAYSARLRL; encoded by the coding sequence ATGACCACCACGTACCTGCTGCAGAACTGCATCAATGCCCTGCAATGGGGGAGCTTTTATGCCCTCATCGCCCTGGGGTATTCCATGGTCTATTCCATCCTCATGCTCTTCAACTTTGCGCATGGGGACATCTTCATGACCGGAGCCTACATCGGCTTTGGCGTGAGCACGGCGCTGCTCTGGCTGGTGACAGCCGGGCCCATGGCCGGCATTGCGGTGCCAGGCTGGCTGATGCTCTCCGCGGTCATCCTCATTTCCATGACTCTCACCGCCACCCTGGGTGTGCTGGTGGAGCGAATAGGCTACCGCCCATTGCGCGGGGCGCCGCGAGCCTCGGCAGCCATCACTGGTCTGATGATCGGCATCATCCTTGAAACGCTGGTCCTGGCCATCGTGGGTGGGCAGCGGGTGCTGTTCCCCTCCCTGATCCAGAGCGAGACGTACAAGTTTGCCGGCGTGGTGGTGACGAACAAAAAGATCATGATCGTGGTGATTTCCCTGGCGCTCATGGCGGCCTTGCACTTCTTCATCCACCGCACCCGGTGGGGCATGGCCATGCGGGCCATGGCCTACGATTTTGTGGTGGCGCCGCTCATGGGGGTACCCATCAATCTGATTGCGGCCCTCACCTTCGCCATTGGCTCGGCCCTGGCGGCGGCGGCGGGGATTCTCTTTGGCCTGGCGTACCCGGTGCTGGACCCGCTCATGGGCATCACCTTCGGATGGAAAGCGTTTGTGGCAGCCATTCTGGGCGGACGCGGCTCCATCATGGGCGCCTGCTTTGCGGGATTTTTGCTGGGGTTCATCGAAATTTTCGTGGCCATGGTCTTCCCTTCCAGTCTGCGGGACCTGATCGCCTATTCCATCGTGCTGGTGATTCTCGTCTTCCGTCCACACGGCCTCTTCGGCGAGGCGTACAGCGCCCGGCTGCGGCTCTAA
- a CDS encoding ABC transporter substrate-binding protein: protein MKKTLGLALVLTLAFASSAWADSIKLGFNIPLTGDIPDVGQSSKNAAEMLKAKINGAGGVDIKGKKYTLEFVYEDNESKPESAVRAATKLITEDAILAMVGPQGSGRAVPAGQTANDSKTVMISPWSTNPNTTLNRPYVYRGCFLDPFQGPVVAKFATEELKAKKAAVLYDKASDYPKGLAEFFKKAFEEIHGAGSVVAFESFNTGDVDFSAQLTNIISSGADLLFTPQYYNEVPLIVKQAKELGWEKPIVGSDSWGGGDLMGLCGDDCKGYYFSTHYAAAGARGATKDFIDEYAKQFGKTPDDVAALTWDSTNLLLMAIQDAGLTGDLNKDRENIRVAMSKIKEFPGITGTMNFSKGNDPEKCAVVVKIDDQGQYSFFQSVCP, encoded by the coding sequence ATGAAGAAGACCCTCGGACTCGCGCTGGTCCTGACGCTTGCTTTTGCAAGTTCCGCCTGGGCCGACAGCATCAAGCTCGGCTTCAACATCCCCCTCACCGGGGACATCCCCGACGTGGGCCAGTCGTCTAAAAACGCCGCCGAAATGCTCAAGGCCAAGATCAACGGCGCTGGCGGCGTGGACATCAAGGGCAAGAAGTACACCCTTGAATTCGTGTACGAAGACAACGAATCCAAGCCCGAATCCGCCGTGCGTGCCGCCACCAAGCTGATTACCGAAGACGCCATTCTGGCCATGGTGGGTCCCCAGGGGTCCGGTCGTGCCGTGCCTGCCGGGCAGACTGCCAACGACTCCAAGACGGTGATGATCAGCCCCTGGTCCACCAACCCCAACACCACCCTGAACCGGCCGTACGTGTACCGGGGCTGCTTCCTGGATCCCTTCCAGGGTCCGGTGGTGGCCAAGTTTGCCACGGAAGAGCTCAAGGCCAAGAAGGCCGCCGTGCTGTACGACAAGGCCAGCGACTATCCCAAGGGCCTGGCCGAATTCTTCAAGAAGGCGTTTGAAGAAATTCACGGCGCCGGCTCTGTGGTGGCGTTTGAGAGCTTCAACACCGGCGATGTGGACTTCAGCGCCCAGCTGACCAACATCATCAGTTCCGGGGCGGACCTGCTGTTCACCCCGCAGTATTACAACGAAGTGCCCCTGATCGTGAAGCAGGCCAAGGAACTGGGCTGGGAAAAGCCCATCGTGGGTTCCGACTCCTGGGGCGGCGGCGACCTGATGGGCCTGTGCGGCGACGACTGCAAAGGCTACTACTTCTCCACGCATTACGCTGCTGCCGGCGCTCGCGGCGCCACCAAGGACTTCATCGACGAGTACGCCAAGCAGTTTGGCAAGACGCCTGATGACGTGGCTGCGCTGACCTGGGACTCCACCAATCTGCTGCTCATGGCCATTCAGGATGCCGGCCTCACCGGCGACCTGAACAAGGACCGCGAAAACATCCGCGTGGCCATGTCCAAGATCAAGGAATTCCCTGGCATTACCGGCACGATGAACTTCTCCAAGGGCAACGACCCCGAGAAGTGCGCCGTGGTGGTCAAAATCGACGACCAGGGTCAGTACAGCTTCTTCCAGTCTGTCTGCCCCTAG
- a CDS encoding peptidylprolyl isomerase, with protein sequence MIKALFAAIAAFSLTVILCATDAQSQQGATMVTLKTSMGDIVIELNTEKAPKTCANFLQYVKDGHYDGTIFHRVINGFMVQGGGMTSAMKEKPTRKGVQNEADNGLKNDKYTVAMARTQDPHSASAQFFINVESNEFLNHKGKTLQGWGYAVFGKVVQGQDVVDKIKAVKTGSMGFHEDVPVEPVVIESATASE encoded by the coding sequence ATGATCAAAGCTTTGTTTGCCGCCATCGCGGCCTTTTCATTGACCGTCATCCTCTGCGCCACGGATGCGCAAAGCCAGCAAGGAGCCACAATGGTCACCCTCAAGACGAGCATGGGCGACATCGTCATCGAGCTCAACACCGAGAAAGCCCCCAAGACCTGCGCCAACTTCCTGCAGTACGTCAAGGACGGGCACTATGACGGGACGATCTTCCATCGCGTCATCAATGGGTTCATGGTGCAGGGCGGCGGCATGACCAGCGCCATGAAGGAAAAGCCCACCCGCAAGGGCGTTCAGAACGAAGCCGACAACGGCCTGAAGAACGACAAGTACACCGTGGCCATGGCCCGCACGCAGGATCCGCATTCCGCCTCGGCCCAGTTCTTCATCAATGTGGAAAGCAACGAATTCCTGAACCACAAAGGCAAGACCCTGCAGGGCTGGGGCTATGCCGTGTTCGGTAAGGTGGTCCAGGGGCAGGACGTGGTGGACAAGATCAAGGCTGTGAAGACCGGCAGCATGGGCTTCCATGAAGACGTGCCTGTGGAGCCGGTGGTCATCGAGTCTGCCACAGCCAGCGAGTAG